From the Juglans microcarpa x Juglans regia isolate MS1-56 chromosome 3D, Jm3101_v1.0, whole genome shotgun sequence genome, the window atatgttatatatcaattaataataactcataaatcattaaataatttttttattaatttatatatggttaatgaataccaaataattttatatatggttaatgattaatgattttttattaattgatagcatatattattttatattttatatagtcaatgataataaattaaataaaaaacacatatttGCAGTAAATTTCCGTTAGATTTGACGTTGTTGGTGGACGGAATGGGAgattggaaaattttgaaagtttagagtccactttgatgcaattattagtttcagaGATACATTATAAATTCAGTAAAAATTCAAAAGGATAAAGTGTAATTAATCCTTATTCGATACTCTCGGACCACATGACACAACAGACAAGTGATATTTATATCAACCTATCATAAGATATTGTAtcatgagaaattaatatttacaCAAATAATTTTAACGTCTTAACATATCATGATAACGTTGATAAGAGGGAAGTACCATATCATCCATATTCTGAAAGTAGCTCATAATTTTTCCGATGCATCAAATTAGCATGATATATAATTCGACCATTCATCCAACCTGGTGTGTAATTAATTAAAGGTGCTTTTGCCACAATGATTCTTACATGATTTACATTATTTTcccagttttttatttttattttagctgCGAAAGACCTGCATGCATGTcgatatataattgttttaaaacagATGTGCAGGATTTAATGATTTGATCATTCCCTTTGTCTCTGACGTGGTTGATGAAGATcaaaatgctatatatatttgcaCTTTGTGTCCGAAAATTATTTCTGGAAAGGACTTTGGTATATTccttagaaaaaggaaaacgttAATTTCTTCTGTTTTGCAGCATGCACATGCTCTATCAACGGTTCAAGGTTATAGAGGGTACGGAGCTGAGCAAGGCAACACGGTATATCGGcactttttgtaatttttgagcatatattttgggaaaaagatTGCAAATTTAAGCGATAAGAAGTTTTGCACTTTTGCCTTCCGAATTATGAGAAGTATCAGCACATTACACAttgctcatttggatagtgagatgagatgagatgagatgattttagatgagttgaataaaatattattagaatattattttttaatattattattattttgagatttgaaaaaattaaattgtttattatattttgtatggaaatttgagaaagatgtcatgatgagataagatgaggtGAAAtggtttctatatccaaacgagtcCTAATGCCAAAGATTGAAAACTAGCAACCGACAAACTTTGACtctaaaaatttatgaaaaatggtttttatttttatttatttatttttatagtttgatAATATTATGTGtcctttttttatcatttaaggTATAATTAAAGTACAAAAACCTTGATAATCAGGATGTAAATTATACTTATGGCATAATGTTTTTTTCGTTTCATTCTTATTTTAGTTGGCATAGCTAAACATGTTATCTACTATGACTcaaaaagaaggggaaaaaaaacaaggatGATTGAAGCCACTCCTTGTTAAAGTGTTGTTATTTACAAAGCAACGATCTTTTATACCACAATAGCAGGTTCCTAGAACAATCCTGGACTGAATTCCTATACCAATTCAAATACTTGTGTTGGGctcccaaaacataaacactAGTAGTGTTTTGTCTCCTGCCTTCTCCTCCAACTTGTCCGCTTACTGTTGTATTTAATTAAACGCATGCAACTCTGACTTGTTTGAGGACAATTTACCTAATAAAATTGCCAGAGCCTGTTATGTTTTTGGTCTTGTTTCATCacgtaattaatttttttctgtcATCCAATATTGAGTAATTGTTAAGAACGAGaatccatttttaaaaaaacgcTGATGCCTTAGCTCAAAGAAAGTCTGAAGTTAAAAGTTCAGATCTGAagtatattgttatatattgttacatcaccacttgtcccaaaattTTAAGCGACGGAAAGAGgtacattttattatttatttcatatcttaATACTCTCCCTCATATATGGGCTAGACTTCCCCTCAATGAGTGGTCCgacacgtaaaatatttaattaaatgagatagtgTAAAGTCAGAGTTCGAACTCAAGACCTCTACTttgatatcatgtgaaatcaccacttgttccAAAAGCTTAACCTAATGGAAAGatatacattttattatttattttatatcttaacatataTCAATTAAAGACTAAATATTTTCAGGCCTTCGCTTTAAAATTCTTGTCAATTATTCTATTTTGTGGCATCCCCTATGTTTCTTTGCATGTGGGGGATTAAGTACATTGCTTTGTGGTTCACTTCTGATCTTTCCTACTCATATCCGCCTGCTGAAAGTAATTTTCTTGCTGCAGGCATTAAGAAAGGCTATTGCAGAAACATTTTACAGAGATGTGGGTGTAAAAGCCAATGAAGTTTTTGTATCAGATGGTGCACAATCTGACATTTCCCGCCTCCAGGTAAGAAAAAATGAGTGTACATGtgtagaagatatatatatcattctGATCAATTAAAGGACCAATTTCCATTGCTTGATAATGATAACTATGTTATAAATCCTCCTTGGTTCTTTTGTCCACAGATGCTTATGGGGCCGAATGTGTCAGTGGCTGTACAGGATCCATCTTTTCCGGTAattcttccccttttttttatatcaaacaCCAAATTAATGCTTGAATGATCCCCAAAGATTATCCTGCAAAAAATACTTCCATTTGAAAACCATCATGACAGATTGTATTTTGGGCCACCATATTAATGGTTGCTCTGCTTGGAACAGGGGTATATAGATTCCAGTGTTATTGTTGGTCAAGCTGGCATGTTCCAAGATGAAAACGGGAAGTATGAGAATATTGTGTACATGAAGTGCGGGCACGAGAATAATTTTTTCCCCGACTTGTCAACTACTTCAAGGACTGATGTCATTTTCTTCTGCTCTCCAAACAACCCAACTGGTTATGCTGCATCACGGCAGCAATTACAGCAGCTTGTGGAGTTTGCTAAGGCAAATGGATCCATAATTGTTTATGACTCTGCCTATGCTACTTATATATCAGATGAAAGCCCCAAATCAATCTTTGAAATTCCAGGAGCCAAAGAGGTTTGTCACTTGCATGAATCATTTTATGTTTTGATAACAACTATTCTTGCTGGCAAAGTTAGAACAGAGATTTTCTCCAATTGTCTGGTCAAATTGGATGGTCAAAATTTGGAGAGTGATAGTCTGATAGACACACTATGTGGGTCTTACAACAGTTAATGTTGTCTGTAAAGGATTTTCAGACAATGTGGACTTCACATGAACATTTAAATGTTATGTCTATCTTTTTCTACGTTAGACTATccaatttgataaataaattagagaatATTTCAATTGCCAAATTTGAAATGAACCTCTAGTGTTTAGCATCAATGAATGATGACAATCTGGGACATTCGTTCCCCAATATAGGTTGCCATTGAAGTTTCGTCCTTCTCCAAGTTTGCCGGTTTCACAGGCGTTCGCCTTGGTTGGACAGTGGTCCCTGAGGAGCTTTTGTACTTGAATGGATTTCCTGTCATTAAGGATTATAATCGCATTGTGTGCACCTGTTTCAATGGTGCATCAAGTGTTGCTCAAGCTGGGGGACTAGCCTGCCTCTCCAAAGATGGTTACAGGGTTGGTTGTTTTCCACACTTTCCGTTGAAATCTTTTGTTAGAATTATGaatacatttagcattttttatCAACTAGGgtaatttatttatcttgaAATCAATCCTAATTTCTGTCTATCTCcaatttaaaagtttaaattccATGTTGAATCTCACTGATCAAACAAAGGTGAATCTATACCAATTACCAAGGGGAGTGTTAAAATAATGATGAAACTAAATCCATTTTTGCTTCGGGTATTAAACTTTGGAGAAATGTTGTTCTCCATCCTATATTTTGTTATCTTCAGTCACACCTGTCGATGTGACACATGTTATGTAGTTGTCTAGATCGACAAGCGTGACAACGTTTCTCTAAACTTTTTAGGATAGCTGGTAAGTTATTTTTGCTAGTTCTTAACTTCTCATATGATTTCAGATCATGATAGAGTACTAGAAGTTCGGTTCAGTTTGACATATGGGatttcttttagcattttcaCCAACTCTGGTAATTAAAGCTGCTTCACTTGACTAAAATGAAAGTCTTTAGGAAGTTGGTTCTCCAACCAGGAACATAACTACaatgaagttgattttttggaatgaaAGCTTACATAGtttccttttttcattttattttatttttgtttcaggCCTTAAGTGCTGTGGTTGATTACTACATGGGCAATGCAGGCATAATTGCTGATGCATTTGCATCACTAGGGCTAAAGGTGTATGGAGGCAAAAATGCACCTTATGTGTGGGTACACTTTCCGGGAATGAGTTCTTGGGATATATTCAGTGAGATTCTTGAGAAAACACACATAGTGACAGTGCCAGGCAGAGGATTTGGTCCTGGTGGTGAAGAATACATTAGAGTCAGTGCATTTGGCCAGAGAGAACGTATATTGGAAGCTTCAAGGAGGCTCAAAAATCTTTACAAGTAAAGGCATTTCACCCATGCCTTTTTTATCACTAGAATCAAAATAGTAAAGTGTTATCCAGTTCAAATTATATTGCTATCTTTTTCTTCATAAAGACGCCCATAGCCAGAGAGCTTTGAACAGAGGTATCTTCCTGCTGGACTCTACTGCATAGTGCAGTGTATGGTTGGGAAATGATCTGTACTGACAATTATTGGGTGTTTTAAATGCCATATACTAGCTTGAGAACTGGCCCTAATGTTGTAGAATACAGATATAAATATAAGCTTCAGTAGCACTTACTTGGAACCTGGAAGGATGTTCTGCTCATGTTGATATGCTATCCTTTACCTCACCTGAGATTTTATTGGTACtgattttggtttctttttcatgtctctgttctttttttcccctgcTTATTTTGGGGAACTCTTTAGTTTTATCAGCCCATTCATAACTGGGGTTGGATTGATCTCCTCATGAACCCAACCGGTTATAGCCAGGTTTTCAAtccaaaaaattagaataatgaCTGAAAAAAGGTTACTTTTCTTTATGATCCAAGAATTCTGATAATGTCAAGACAAGACAGTAAGATAAAAGTCAGTAGAAAGAGTGGCATATagttatttttagaaataatggttattattaattataagataAACTATGATAAGGTAGCACCTAACAAAATTAATAGGGCATCACCTATTGATCCATTTAGTGAgcttttgaatttaaaaaaaataaaaaaaaaaatcaaattattcaaTCAAGTGGGCACCTAACAAAATGCCCACTTGAATGAATCAGTTAAATGTTTCTAATTGAGTTCTAGAAGTGTCTTGTATGTCTTATTGCTCGTGATAATCCATCCCTTTATGTAACTTACCTTTCTTGTTCTCATATCTTTCTCATGTgatatctattaataatatagttattaaattttcaatccGGTGTGTAGAGCATATCattcacatcacttaaatgataagatttaatttgtaagattcaaaatttaaaatttctctttcaaatcaaattatgtcatgtaagcacTTTACAAAATATGTAATACGCGCCGagttaataatataactttttcttaataatattgCTTTTGGACATATCCTCTATTTTCAACCACCAAATGCAAGCTACTGATCATAACATTCTGCTTTAGTAGCTACacctaattaattttgaaaggCAGAATTAGATTGGCCATCTAGTATATATCTAGGTGAGAATAGTCAAGTTGCTGCAGCCTGTAGTGACATAAAAAACTACAAGAAAGCCAATATCTTTGATACATGTGCTTTTTGTGGAGTAACTGAGGTATTTAACTATTGTgggctgcgtttagatgttaaggtgagcttaatttttatgaatagtaataagttaaGTAATGGAAGGAGTTATATTAAgctcatctaaactgagtttaaaatgtgtttggatgttaagatgagtttagtactttttatgaaaagttgaaaaaaattataggtctCATATATAAAGATGTGTTTAGTTGAAAAAAGTgatgggtctcacgtgtaaagaggttttgagttgagataagtttaataatttgagagttggatgtttggatgttagatttagtttaaaattagattgaactcagctgagtcttgcaaccaaatgcagacagttttcaaaaaaaaaatttagttaagTTCTTATCTAAATTTGAGGATCTTGAATAGAAGAGAGATATATACATAAAGTAAgtcttattatatttatttttgctgTATCAAAAGTTCAATGAACGTTGTGAAGTCTATTCACgtgtttatcttttttctaCTCGAGTGCCTGGGTCTCTCAAATTTGAATAGGAATTCAAAGAGATACAAACATACAATTTACTTTCTCTGAAATCCATTgagttatataaaaaatcaaaatttaaataattctttaatgCTAAATTAATAAACAACCTTGTAAAtagattcttttatttaatttcgaCAGCCTGTTCCTAAAGAATATATGCGTATCGATTAATTAAAGACACAAAAATATTGAAAACTCCTGTCTACAACTTTCTGTCTTCAATTCTCATTACACTCTAATATGGTTAAAAAAATTCCCAATAGCCACTGCTACAATAGAAAAGGCTCAAGGCATTTGATTGGCTTTTTGTAATTTAagttacgtttagatgttgaattgagttgaattgaattgaactgagatgataaaatattgttagaatattattttttaatattattattattttaagatttaaaaaaattaaattatttattatattttatattaaaatttaaaaaaattataatgatgaattaaaatgaattgaattgattttaacTTTCAAACGAAAGTCAAACAGCCATCAGACgcaaattaaatatgaaattaatatgCAAGTGGGTGCAAAAGGacccacaaaaatagaatcgcACCTCATTGCTGACAACCTCACAAAATTGCCtccatattcaaaattttcacatgtGGCACCCTTATTCTTGACCATGGATATGTTTGTGGACCGCTTTGTATTGCTTGGTCGCCAAGCCACGACACAATTTTCCAGCTCAAAGCAAAAGCAATCCCTTCCACTTTTGTCTTTGCCTGCAGCCGCCCATGCCTCCATGAACACAGTCAACCAAGAACAGAATGAATTTAATGCGCAAGCCCTTTCGCTGCATGCGCTATCCATTAAGGAACattgcttgcttgcttgctcCCCAAGCCAATTCAAACGCCTATAAATCACCTCCCGAGGCCAAAAAATGTATTATGTACTCGTCCAGAGCTAGACATCTGAATATTATTTGGCAATGGCATCGGGATATGGTCTGGCTGAAATCTACCTGTTGAGAAAGCTGCACAAGGAGAAAATGAAGACAATGGATCAAGAGGAAGGAAAAGACAATAATATGGATGCGATCGAGTTCAAAGAGAAAACATCCAGCGGATGTTTCTTCTGGGTTTTCAAGAAAGTCCATCCAAGCAGTACTCGGATTGTGGGTTGTCCTGGAAAAGAAGTGGAGACGTGGGGCGGCCATGAAGGCTGATTGCCTGCTGTCTTCGTAGCTTTGCAAATGTGTGTTTCGTTGCTGAAGTTAACATGGTCCGGTCACGCAGCAAGCTGCAAGTTGGAAGAAAAAGCAGGACCAAATACCCCAGATCTTTGGACTGGGTCCTCCCCTATGTTGGGCTTTTATGCATGTCTTC encodes:
- the LOC121256711 gene encoding aminotransferase ALD1, chloroplastic-like, which produces MCQTSSSYPPPPPPHSLSIYSLFDALSNWNITRYTFIYIEINIGGARLILRTKLRNKLIMQYSQLSTRICIPHAVSLQPKTTWNRPKFNNEKSTVGHCTRVPRNTNMEKLQSGYLFPEICMREFEHSQKYPQAGLIRLGVGDTTEPIPDIITSAMAEHAHALSTVQGYRGYGAEQGNTALRKAIAETFYRDVGVKANEVFVSDGAQSDISRLQMLMGPNVSVAVQDPSFPGYIDSSVIVGQAGMFQDENGKYENIVYMKCGHENNFFPDLSTTSRTDVIFFCSPNNPTGYAASRQQLQQLVEFAKANGSIIVYDSAYATYISDESPKSIFEIPGAKEVAIEVSSFSKFAGFTGVRLGWTVVPEELLYLNGFPVIKDYNRIVCTCFNGASSVAQAGGLACLSKDGYRALSAVVDYYMGNAGIIADAFASLGLKVYGGKNAPYVWVHFPGMSSWDIFSEILEKTHIVTVPGRGFGPGGEEYIRVSAFGQRERILEASRRLKNLYK